The following proteins are co-located in the Microbulbifer sp. VAAF005 genome:
- a CDS encoding Cd(II)/Pb(II)-responsive transcriptional regulator, whose product MAYKIGEAARKVGCKVETVRFYEQAGLLPEPARSEGNFRLYSDTHLEQLRFIRHCRSLDIPLDDIRTLLQLKERPAENCTDINQVIDEQIVRVDAQLESLKQLRASLLTLRSQCVSGEAENTCDILRELMGCSCHDLQADKQIR is encoded by the coding sequence ATGGCTTACAAAATTGGTGAAGCTGCCAGGAAGGTTGGCTGCAAAGTGGAAACGGTTCGCTTTTATGAGCAGGCGGGGTTACTTCCCGAGCCCGCTCGCTCTGAGGGCAACTTTCGACTCTATTCTGACACTCACCTTGAGCAGCTCCGCTTTATTCGCCACTGCCGTTCATTGGATATTCCCCTCGATGATATCCGTACCCTGTTGCAGCTAAAGGAGCGCCCAGCTGAAAACTGCACCGATATCAATCAGGTAATCGATGAGCAGATTGTACGAGTAGACGCACAACTGGAATCGCTGAAACAATTGCGAGCCAGTCTGCTTACATTGCGTAGCCAATGTGTAAGTGGTGAGGCGGAAAATACCTGTGACATACTGCGGGAACTAATGGGTTGTAGTTGTCACGATCTCCAAGCTGATAAACAAATAAGATAG
- a CDS encoding thioesterase family protein — MITIKRQVLFGDCDPEGIVYTPRFSHFALEATHEAMGQLMGGPAIATMKTLGFLTPVRAFDLEFLSPVRWDTELRMAVEVSKISKHAFSFLVNGYVADERLAFRATITYVTISVSTREKIPVPDHFRELLTPSCPQLSL, encoded by the coding sequence ATGATTACGATAAAAAGGCAGGTATTGTTTGGTGACTGCGACCCGGAAGGCATCGTCTACACCCCGCGATTCTCACACTTTGCCTTGGAAGCCACTCATGAAGCCATGGGGCAGTTAATGGGCGGGCCGGCAATTGCCACTATGAAGACCTTGGGGTTTTTAACCCCGGTTAGAGCCTTTGATCTCGAATTTCTTAGCCCCGTTAGATGGGATACTGAACTCCGAATGGCCGTTGAAGTATCCAAAATCAGTAAGCATGCTTTCTCGTTTTTGGTGAACGGCTATGTAGCAGATGAGCGGCTGGCATTTCGGGCGACTATTACCTATGTCACCATCTCCGTCTCCACAAGGGAAAAGATACCGGTCCCGGATCACTTCAGGGAGCTGCTCACACCGTCTTGTCCCCAGTTATCGCTCTAG
- a CDS encoding metallophosphoesterase yields the protein MALRKLRITFIVLCCFGLLLAIWAFFVEPSSLRIKQDQVEIKAWPKTCNNLRIAVLADLHVGSPYKGLESLRKLVAAVNKSKPDLILLPGDFVIQGVVGGSFVSPEDAARILKALRAPMGVFAVLGNHDWWLDAERVELALSQNGIPVLEDRSQLITKGSCKLRLVGISDFWEGPHDIDRAMSDVQDGETVLAFTHNPDIFPQLPARIALTVAGHTHGGQVYLPFIGRPIVPSSYGERFAIGHKVEEGRHIYVSPGVGTSILPVRFLVPPEVTILAVSNGSS from the coding sequence ATGGCTTTAAGAAAGTTGCGCATAACTTTTATCGTTTTATGCTGCTTTGGATTGCTACTGGCCATCTGGGCATTTTTTGTTGAGCCTTCGAGTTTAAGAATTAAACAAGATCAGGTCGAAATAAAAGCTTGGCCAAAGACATGCAACAACCTCAGGATTGCGGTACTCGCTGATCTCCATGTGGGGTCACCCTATAAGGGGCTAGAGAGTCTGCGAAAATTGGTCGCCGCCGTTAACAAAAGTAAGCCCGATCTTATCCTGCTGCCCGGAGATTTTGTTATTCAGGGCGTTGTGGGGGGTTCCTTCGTATCGCCGGAAGACGCAGCGCGAATTCTCAAGGCTCTCAGAGCGCCTATGGGGGTGTTTGCGGTGCTGGGCAATCATGACTGGTGGCTCGATGCTGAGCGGGTAGAGCTGGCCCTTTCGCAGAATGGCATCCCTGTGCTGGAAGATCGCTCCCAGCTAATTACAAAGGGCAGTTGTAAACTGCGGCTTGTGGGTATCAGTGATTTTTGGGAGGGGCCCCATGATATTGATAGGGCAATGAGCGATGTGCAGGATGGGGAGACTGTTTTGGCTTTTACCCATAACCCTGACATTTTTCCTCAGCTGCCTGCCCGTATCGCTTTGACAGTAGCTGGGCATACCCATGGTGGGCAAGTCTATTTACCTTTTATTGGCCGCCCAATAGTTCCCTCTAGTTATGGAGAGCGCTTTGCGATTGGCCACAAAGTAGAGGAAGGGAGGCACATTTATGTAAGCCCGGGTGTGGGCACCAGTATTTTACCGGTTCGGTTTCTGGTTCCTCCAGAAGTGACAATATTGGCTGTCTCCAACGGGTCTTCTTAG